ATGTTTAAATTAAATGATTACCTAGATGTATTAATTCCACGAGGTGGTGCTGGTTTAATTAAATCCGTCGTACACAATTCATCGATTCCTGTTCTTGAAACAGGATCTGGAAATTGCCACGTGTATATCGATCAATCAGCGCAAAAAGAGATGGCCATCGCTATTGCAGTAAATGCTAAAACACAACGTCCGAGCGTATGTAACGCAGCAGAAACTATCATCGTACAAAAAGATTGGGCAAAAGAACATCTTCTAGAACTTGTGGCAAGTTTGCAAGAAAAAGGGGTAGAAATTCGTGGAGACGAACAAAGTCGTCAACTTGTGCCAGAATTAAACGTTGCCACGGAAGAAGATTTTGCGGAAGAATTTTTAGATTTAATCGTTGCTTTCAAAACAGTCGACGATGTAGATGGGGCAATAAAACATATTAAAATGTATGGAACAAAACATTCTGAAGCAATCGTTTCTGAAACAGCAGAAAACGTTGCGAAATTCTTTAATTATGTGGATGCTTCTACCGTATATCATAACGCATCGACACGATTTACTGATGGTTTTGAGTTCGGATTTGGTGCAGAAATAGGAATTAGTACGCAAAAATTGCATGCTCGTGGTCCAATGGGATTAAAAGCATTAACATCAACAAAATATATTGTAGAAGGAAATGGACAAATTCGTTCCTAACATAAGAAACGCTGTCACAATGTGTGGTGACAGCGTTTGTTTTTTTAAGGGAAGAAGGCGTAATACCTAATTCAAGCTATAGCTTTGACAGATGATAACCATTTTATGGTTCGTTCATATAAGTATTGTTGATGAAAACCATTAGAAAATGTATGATTGGCATTTTCTAAAACAACAGTCTCTACTTTTTCTTTTCCGTATTGTAACCCATGAAGAAGTGGGATATCTTCATCGTCACTTCCATGAATTAGAAAGGCTTTATTTTGATACGTTTTTACCGTTTCGAGCGGATGATAGTTAGCTAAGCTTTGGAAAAAAATCGTGGGTAAGGAAAAACCAAAGTAATCCGTTTCACCGCTTTTTAGTGCTTCTACGTAACGTTGTTCTCCGACGATGGAAATAATGTTGGAAAATGGATAAGCTACCGGTGCCCAAAGTGTAATCGTATCTGGATTTAAAAGAGGTGCCAATATACTCGTCACAGCACCTCCTAAACTATGACCAATCATATGAATCGAAACAGGATTCAATGTTTTTTGGATAAATTGATACACTTCTTTAGTTTGATCTAATAAATCATCAAATCCATTTTTTACGTATACTCCTTCACTTTCTCCACAACCGAGGTAATCAAAACGAACAATTGTATAGTCATATGATTCAAAAAAACGAGCTGCTTTTACGAATAATCGATCGACGCCAACTCGATTTCCGATAAATCCATGGCAAATTAAAATGACACGTTTATTCGTAAAATCTCCTTTTTGCTGATGGATAGTAGTAGCAATATGCCCGTTCGCTGTTTTTATTTGAATGAATTTTTCCATCTAAATACTCACCCCTTCACAGTAGTGAAATAAATGTTCTGTTAGTTGGTAATGTCATTATAAGATAGTCTATTTTTAAAGTCAATAATTCATATAAAAATAATATGAATTATTGACTTTAAAAAAACAAACCATTTGTGTATAAAAGAGAAGAAGGATAGACTGAGGATAATTAGCAACAGTATTAAGAGATGTGCTGAATAAAGAGAAGCAGCCTAAAAAAAATGTTTCAACGGTGGTAATAATAAAATAGTTGACTTGCATGGGTAACTAAATTATAATAACTAACGAAAAGTAAGTTAATATATTTTTGGGAGGAATTGAAAAGATGGCAAAATTATTATATGTAACAGCAAATCCAAAACCAATGGAACTATCTTATGGATTACAAGTTGGGGAGTACTTTATAAATGAATATAAAAAAGTAAATCCAAATGATACAGTAGAAACGTTTGATATTTACAATGAAAATGTACCATTGATCGACGGAACAGTTCTTAGCGCATGGGGGAAATTAGCAGCACAAGCAGAACTTACAGAAGAAGAAGCAAAAGCAGTAGGAAGAATGAATGAAATTTTAGAACAATTTTTAAGTGCAGATAAAGTAGTTTTTGCAACACCAATGTGGAATTTAAGTTTCCCACCTATGTTAAAAGCGTATATCGATAATTTAGTCATTGCAGGAAAAACATTTAAATATAATGAACAAGGACAACCAGTTGGATTAGTAGAGAATAAAAAAGTTCTTCATATTTTCTCTTCTGGTGGTGTGTATTCAGAAGGACCAGCGCAGTCTTGGGACTTTACAAATCCATTTTTACAAAGCATCTTAGCTTTTATCGGGATTACAGATTACTCTGTTGTTCGTGTAGAAGGAATGAATGCTTTTGCTGATAAAGTAGACGAAATTGTTGCAGCAAGCAAACAAAAAGTAGAAGAAGTTGCAAAAACATTTTAATGAAAATGCCCAACCATTTTTAAAATACGGTTGGGCATTTTGCTTGAATAATGATAAAATTGGGTAAGAATGTCAAGGGTTCATTTTCATCTAGTCGCGCCTAAAAGAAGGAGGCACCATTTGTGTCAAAGGAAGATCAACAACACATTTTTGAAATTATGATAAAGTTAATGAAACGAAAAGAGTATGGTGCTGCTCTTTGTTTTGGTATTGTTATGTTTCGAGATGATAGAATCCGTTTTTTTTATTACACACATTTATATTTACAAACATACCTTTGTGCTTCCTATATTTATTATACGTTAAAAAATAAGAAGTAAGATTGATGTATACATCAATTAGACAAATAATCATGGATTAACAAAGTATATAATTGGGAATTTTAATAGGAAGTAGCTATAATAAAGGTAATAATGGTTATACGAAAAAGGGAGGAATCGGAATGGTTAATGAATTTTTAAGAAAAGGCTTTTTAATGGGGCTAGGTTTTGCCGCAATGAGTAAAGAAAAAATGGAACGTTATATGGAAGACTTAGTGGTGAAAGGGCAAATTGCTCCGAAAGAAGCGCAAGAATTAATGGATGCTTACGTAAAAAAAGGCGAAGAAACGCAAACAGAATGGAAAAATCGTATGCAAATGGACATGGGTGCTTGGGCGAAAGAATTTGGTTTTGTATCAAAAGAAGAATTTGATGCATTACAAGCACGGGTGGAGCAAGTAGAAAAGAAACTAAGTGAGCAATCAGCAACAAAAGGAGAATAAACATTGGATAGAATAAAACGAATTCGTCATCTCCAACGATTTCGAGAAATAGCTGGAGCCTGTGTAAAGCATGGCTTTGGCTATTTTATTGAGGAAGTCGGTCTTTTTAACATGCTATCTTTTCCAAAAAAAATACTTTCGAAACAATATAGTGCTAAAGAGTTAGAATCAGCGGCAGTTAGACTGCGGTTGTTAATGGAAGAACTCGGTCCTACGTTTATTAAATTCGGTCAAATTTTAAGCACACATCCAGAAATGTTACCCCAACACTTTATTGAAGAATTTAAAAAATTACAAGATGATGTACAATCTTTTTCATATGAACAAATAAAAGAAACGATGGAAGTAGAATTTGGTGTTTCAGTAGAAGAACTTTTTGCTTCTTTTCAAAAAGAACCTCTTGCTGCAGCGTCTATCGGACAAGTTCATCTAGCTACTTTACCGACGGGTGAAGAAGTAGCTGTAAAAGTACAACGACCGGATATTAAACAAAAAGTAGACACGGATATCGATATTTTACATGAACTAATTCGCCTAGCAGAAAAACGGTTTGATTGGGCAAAACGATATCAATTACAAGATATGTTAGATGAATTTGACCGATCTATTCATGAAGAACTGAATTATTTAGTTGAAGCAAGATATACAGATAAAATGTTTCATTTAATGAGTAACGATGAACACGTGAAGATTCCTAAAATTTATTGGGATTATACAACGAAAAAAGTATTGACGATGGAAAAAGTATCTGGTGCGAAATTGAAGGAAGTAATGGAAAATAAAGAAAATATTTATGACCGAAAAGTATTGTCAGACGTACTCGTTAATTCTTTTTTGAAAAATGTATTGTATGATGGATTTTTTCACGGGGATCCACATCCAGGAAATTTATTTTTTCTTCCTGAAAATAAGGTGATTTTTATTGATTTTGGACAAGTCGGTCGTTTAAATGAGCGGATGCGGTACGGTTTTTCTTCACTTGTGATTGGATTAATGCAACGTTCGACTGATGCCATCATCAATGCATTAGAGGGGATTGTGTTATTTCCTATTACGATTAAT
The genomic region above belongs to Massilibacterium senegalense and contains:
- a CDS encoding phasin family protein, with product MVNEFLRKGFLMGLGFAAMSKEKMERYMEDLVVKGQIAPKEAQELMDAYVKKGEETQTEWKNRMQMDMGAWAKEFGFVSKEEFDALQARVEQVEKKLSEQSATKGE
- a CDS encoding alpha/beta hydrolase family protein, coding for MEKFIQIKTANGHIATTIHQQKGDFTNKRVILICHGFIGNRVGVDRLFVKAARFFESYDYTIVRFDYLGCGESEGVYVKNGFDDLLDQTKEVYQFIQKTLNPVSIHMIGHSLGGAVTSILAPLLNPDTITLWAPVAYPFSNIISIVGEQRYVEALKSGETDYFGFSLPTIFFQSLANYHPLETVKTYQNKAFLIHGSDDEDIPLLHGLQYGKEKVETVVLENANHTFSNGFHQQYLYERTIKWLSSVKAIA
- a CDS encoding glutamate-5-semialdehyde dehydrogenase — protein: MGELLTKAKKLKDVTQQLAVLTTEQKNEALQAIADELRNEKALILTENEKDVTAGKEKGSTKALLDRLALTEERIEAMASAMEDLCKLDDPIGEVLEAWNRSNGLSLKQVRVPLGVIGMIYEARPNVTIDAASLSLKTGNAVLLRGSSSAIYSNKVLVKVIHQALEKTDVPVDAVQLLEDTSREMANEMFKLNDYLDVLIPRGGAGLIKSVVHNSSIPVLETGSGNCHVYIDQSAQKEMAIAIAVNAKTQRPSVCNAAETIIVQKDWAKEHLLELVASLQEKGVEIRGDEQSRQLVPELNVATEEDFAEEFLDLIVAFKTVDDVDGAIKHIKMYGTKHSEAIVSETAENVAKFFNYVDASTVYHNASTRFTDGFEFGFGAEIGISTQKLHARGPMGLKALTSTKYIVEGNGQIRS
- a CDS encoding ABC1 kinase family protein — protein: MDRIKRIRHLQRFREIAGACVKHGFGYFIEEVGLFNMLSFPKKILSKQYSAKELESAAVRLRLLMEELGPTFIKFGQILSTHPEMLPQHFIEEFKKLQDDVQSFSYEQIKETMEVEFGVSVEELFASFQKEPLAAASIGQVHLATLPTGEEVAVKVQRPDIKQKVDTDIDILHELIRLAEKRFDWAKRYQLQDMLDEFDRSIHEELNYLVEARYTDKMFHLMSNDEHVKIPKIYWDYTTKKVLTMEKVSGAKLKEVMENKENIYDRKVLSDVLVNSFLKNVLYDGFFHGDPHPGNLFFLPENKVIFIDFGQVGRLNERMRYGFSSLVIGLMQRSTDAIINALEGIVLFPITINFDDLRMDIDDLRDKYYDIPFKDLRLGEAINDLLVAAQKHDIKIPKDFTILAKALVLIEGTAEKLNPELSILELAEPFGRELLRERLHPKNRMKTLWDESVAYSELLFSLPKQMKGLLTEIQRGKLKVNMHVSDTEKILMKLDRISNRISFSVTLLAFSIVMVALIIGSTFGNTSSFLTKLPAVEISFVVSFIMFLGLLWSIYRSGKF
- a CDS encoding FMN-dependent NADH-azoreductase; protein product: MAKLLYVTANPKPMELSYGLQVGEYFINEYKKVNPNDTVETFDIYNENVPLIDGTVLSAWGKLAAQAELTEEEAKAVGRMNEILEQFLSADKVVFATPMWNLSFPPMLKAYIDNLVIAGKTFKYNEQGQPVGLVENKKVLHIFSSGGVYSEGPAQSWDFTNPFLQSILAFIGITDYSVVRVEGMNAFADKVDEIVAASKQKVEEVAKTF